Sequence from the Cuniculiplasma divulgatum genome:
ACATCTATCTTCACCACATCTCCGGTGGCAAATTTCCTTTTGTCGCCCACATATGGTGAATAATGTGCGGCCTCGTTGTTTATGGACAGATTTACGGGAAATGACGGAACCGCCCCCTGTTCCCTGATGAAGCCTTCAATTTTTTCTGCAACATCCAGAAGCAGAGCACCGGGTGTTGCCAGGCTCTTTCCAAGTTCCAGCGCATTCCTGCCTATGACGCCTGCTTCAAGATATTTTTTCTTAACTTCCTGATCCAAAATAATCACCTATTTTATTACCGCAAGACAAATATGCGGCTTTCTCTCCCAGCTTTAGCGGGAAGCTCCGAAATTCAGAGTTTGCTGGCAGAATATCCATGAGCGTTAACTCCCATAAGCCAAAAGGTGGTCACATGCTTCACGATGAGTCCGCTAATTTTTCGCAGGCAGACGTATGTAAAGCAATATGTAAATCCCATCCCTCTCATTTCCTCTTACCACAGATAAATGAATATATTGAGAGCAATCATAAAACTTCGCTTTCTTAGCCACCATATCCTGCAAAAATAGACTTCCCGCTCACATCCGTTAAATGGATAAGTAATCTGCACTTAGCTTACAGCTAGACCAGATGAATCCAGTATATCTAAATCTTCTATTGTTACCTTCATGGTGATCAATCAGGTCACCTAATTGTATGTTAAATACATTTATAATATAGATATATACTTATAATAACATAAGAAATTTAATTATCATCAGCGGCATGTTTTTTGTATGTTAGATTCGGTTAATGATGACGCTCAAAAGGGCATTTCAATTAGAGATGATATTCTTCAGCTTGACCCTAAGGTGTGGATCTTAAAGAAGAAAGCCTCATTAAAAGGGAAGAGTGGAATAAATCACCATGTTGATTTTTACTGCGAATCTAAAGATGGTGGTAAAATTATCATACTTAAGGCTGACAAAGATTACGTTTCAATTTATGAAATAATAGGAAAGGTTCAGATTCTCACGACCGAAGAATATACCGACATGATATTCATAATGTGCAGTTGCGATGTAAACCATGGCAATCTCATAAATGCCATGAAAATGATTGGGGCCACCATCATAAAAAATTTCAGATTCGGCAGTGAACTCTTTACTGCTGACTCAGAGAAATCATTGGTTAAGGATTCAATTGGACGAAGAAACACACCGGGAACAATGAGACTTAGAAGAGATCGAATGAGAATAATGCTGGACGTCATGGAACTTTTAAATGAGCACAGCAGCAGAATCACCAACATAATCTACAAGTGCAACCTGAATTACAGGACAGCAAACGAACTACTGGATGAACTCATAAAGAAGAATTACGTTCAGTTAAGAAAAGACAATGAAAATGAAAGCTCATACTCACTAACGAAAGCTGGAAGCGATGCACTGCAAAGTGTCAGGAAAATGTACTCAGCATGATAAATCCAATAATGGTTATTACTCCCACCATCATCTTCATAACATGCTTATTTGTTTTCGTGGGATTGAGAAAGGAGTCACGAAAATATATCGCAGAAATGAGACAGCTCAGTGAGGACCAGACCAGAATAATGAACGTGATATTCCTGAAAAAGATCATACGTTTTTTCGTAGAAAGCAAAACCAGCAGGGATACTGAACAGCTTCTTGACAATATGGAAAATTTTACTGAAAGGATAGAGGAGGGGGCGTCGAATATCGCCAGTGATGCCACCAAGGAAATAGCGGAGCTTCATAATTATCTTGATAGGATAACCAGAAAGCAGAAAAATCTGGTTTCGCTTCAGGCGCTGACGTCCATAATGACCAATACAGTCCTTGCCTATGGCATAATTGTAGCTGCAATGCAGTATACCATACTTACTCTTTACATCATAGTTCCTTCCTTTGCTCCGATAAAGCAGATAGATGATATTATGATAGGAGCTACTTTGATTTTCGGTGCAGTTATAATTCTATTCTATGTAGACATAGTACGACTGGCCAGAAGGGTTAAAAACCTGAAATATTCAGATCATGAACTTGTGAAAACTGCAGACAACGAGCCCGGAATAAATTCATTAAATCCTGCCAGGTAATTTCTGAAATGTCAGTGCAGAATGGTGACAGATAAAGGTATAAAACTTTGTCTTCGTTACATAAATTGATGAAAGGTTCATATTTAAAATTCAAAATGGTTTTTAAATACTCCAGCATTAGTAGGATATGCGAATCCGGGCTATCATAATCTGTTCCGTGATGATTATTTCGGTCATGTCCGGATCTCTTGCTTTTTCTGCTTTTTCAGGAACCGCAACCACAAATGTTTCAGCTACAGCAAATTTTTTTGGAATCAACGACGGCGTTTCAGTGTGTGCTTTCTGGGCCGATAATACTGAACTCTACGTTAACAGTCACGTTTTCAAGAGTGATTCGAACTGTCTGTTCAATGAACTGTGGCCGCCAGTTGAGGTTATTAAGAATCATACATCTTATTCCGGTTCCATAGCTGACAACCTGAACATATCAAATTTCTCACCTGGAAATGCAATATTGTTCTGTATACAGATTTACAATCCCAATGACCAGATTTTATCCGTATCGAATATATCCTTTGGGCACTTCTCGGGGAATGGATTGAGCTTCTACAACGCAACTAGCTGCAATAATCAGGAAGCGTGGTTTGCAGTTGTTAACAACACCGTAAGCCAGTGCCAGAATCCCGGAGGTTATTATGGCATAATATGGGAAAATGGAAACCAGGTATCTCCTGGCTTTACACTTACAATCGGCTTCTTCATTTTTCTATCACAGACCTCTGGAAACAATTACCAGGAGTCCTCGTTCACCTTACCACTGATCATAACAATGACAGAGCAGTAACTACAGAAACCTGATGCCTCGATTATGTACACCATAAAGAAATTCTCCATAATCTATGAGGACTGGCCAGCCAAATATCAAAATTTGCGCCCTTATTCTTTCTATATTTTTTGATATATACTCTGCACTGCAAAATATTTTAAAGGATATTCACTTGGTTCAATATCTTCATGAAGTCTATAATTAGTAAGAAAAGTAAATCTACGGTTTTAGCAGTAGTGGGCATCATTATTCTTGCCGTAGCTCTCGTTGTTCTTGTTCAGCCTCGTCCGAGGGATGTTCGTGAAGCATATGGTTCTTATTCACTAAATACACGTATGACTCTTGTTGATCAGTTGCGAAATAGCACCCTTTATGGCAACAATACTAACCTCACAGATCCATCTGTAATATATAAAAGCATTAGCAAAAATATATTTATTGATGTGAACGTAAATTATTTCAACCTATCTTTGCCCTATTTTAACACTACAGTTCAATTGAAAGTTTCTCCAGCAGTGTTTTCTGATCCTTTGTGAGTTCCACAGTACTGTGGGAGCCATTGGCGTAGACAACCTCCTTGATGCCCCTTATGGTTTCCAGAGTCCGGTTGTATGTCAGGCCGCACCTGTATGCAATCATTGCCATGATTGCATACCCGAGAATGGAGAGGAACACCTTCGCCCGTGTACCATCCTCTGTACGTGCATACAGAGGTTCCATGGCGGATTTTGAATGCATGAATGCCTTCTCAACCACATCCTTCCTTCTGTATATCTGCAGGATATCCGCCTCACTGATCTTGGTGTTTGTGAGTAGTATGAAGAATCCCATGCGTGATGTGTGTGACTGTATTGCTCTGTGCTTCAGTGAATATGTGAATGTTGATCCGGTGAATTTAAGCGATATGTACCTTCCCATGCCCCTGACAGATTCCGTGACGGACCGAATCATGTCGTTCCTGCTGCTGAACTTCACAGCCATCATGCCCCTGAGCCTTTTCTCCGCCTCCGAGAGTTTGGAGTAGAAGGATTCTATCCTTTCTGCCTTCCTCTTTGCACTGTAGTACACAATGTAACGCATCTTATTGATCATGAATGATTTGTGGAATATTGTATCCTCACCATACTGCATGTAGTTCCTGGAGCTCTCTATGCCCGAGGACTTCTTCAAGAGATCCGTATATACGGAGAGCGTACCGGGGACTGAAGCGATTATGCCGTGATCCTGGAGTTCCTTCACGTTGGATTCGGAATAGAAACCCCTGTCCATGACAATCATCACTGAACGGATGCCGAAATCCTTCAGTTCCATCACAAGATTGCTGATGGCTGAAACCGACACTATGTTGCCGGGCATGATCCTGTGGTGCACCGGTATTCCGGAATCCCTTGTCACTGCCAGAACAAAGTTGATCTCCCTGTTCTCCCCGTTGGAATGATAGTAATGGCCGTACTCTGCAAGATCATTATCCTTTCCGTAGTATCGTATTGCACTGAGATCATATACTATGCCTGAGGATCCGAACTCCTTCACTATGCGTTTCGATATGGCCTTCTGAAGGACTGCTGCAATATGGGGACTTTCAGAACCGATGAAATCCACCAGATCACGGTTCTCCTTCACTGTGCCATCCCTTATGCCCGTATGCATTTCAATGGAACCGGTGGAACCGAACATGTCCATTGCAGCCAGTACAACGATTCTCCTGGCTGCCTCCCTCATGCTGGTGAAACCGCTTATGGCAGGTATGAAATCATCCATTATTCCGAAATCCTCCGCATATCGGTACATTATGTATGGCGCAGATTCCAGAAGCCTCCTAACCATGATCCGCTTCCTCGGTTCCTGTATCACGGTTTTTCCATCCACGGTAATCTCCTTTCCAAGATACACAGAATCCTGTTTCACTTCCTTAGTTCCCTTTATCCTGTGGTTTGTCACACGGTAAACGTAGATGTTTTTTCCCTTTGGAAGCCTCCGGGTGAATGTCATGTAGTGATAATAACACTACAATCTATAAGAATCTTTTCCTTCACAGACACCTTAAAACAGCTTATTTGAGATAGAATGTAGTGTTAATCAGGGGAAAAGATAGGTTTCAATTCTCGTGGATCAAGTGAACAGATCTATTACAGTTACACTGTGTACATAGTATCATCAAGCCCATCATGGGAGAAACTATCATATAGTATATATAAGGTTTTTAACGCAACATCTGGCTTTTCGGATTCTTTTATGATGAAAATAAATCTGACCTCCAATGTTTCCTTGGGATCTGAGATCAATGATCAGCTTGGGTTTACCTCAGGTTCGTCCTATTCTATAAACATAATTTCCCAGGCAAAAAGCGATCTTGGACTTGCGGATTCAAATCTCACCATTGCCATAGGCGGAACCACCGATTCTGTTACAGGACCCGGAGATGCCCCAGTGACAGGTTCGTATTTCAAGAATGCTGTGATTCCGGGAAAGATTATTATCCCGCTGAATCGTGATATTTCTTATGCGCTGATTTTCGTGGCTGCAATACTTCTTGGCTCTTTCGTATATTTGGTTATGCCATCACGGCCTGATCCTGTTCAGAAATTCAAAAATGATAACCGAGAGAACCTCATTGAATTGAGTGTTGGCCCACCGGAAGGGGCCATACCTGTAAAGAGTGCGGATGACCTGTTCAGAATGGCAACTTTTGTGGAAAGACCTGTGTTCATCTTCAATGATATAGTATTTATTGAGATTGATGGAAAGACATATTATTCGGAGATCAAAAAATGAAGCCAAGATGGTACATACCGGTATTGTACATTGTTTTCTGGCAGTCCAGCTACCTTTTCAAATTCAGCCCATGGATCGTGATGCTTTCAACTCTGCCGGTTCTCTTCCTCTATTACAGAAAATTCCGTGGAGACAGAAAATGGCAGTATGCTCCAGTTCTCTTTGCCATTCTAGCATTTCTTCTCATAATGCCCGCATTTCTTTCACACACCCTGAATATTGTTTTCTATAGTTCCGCCTTCATAAACTCAATGGAGTATTCCCTTGCACTTTCCGTTGTCCTTGTTCCCGTCATCTTCTCAACATTTGTGGATATGGGCGGCAGGAAAATATTCTACGGAATGATAGCTTCTGGAGCTGCATATTTTCTTGTGCTTACACCAGTAGTTGTCCCGTACACGCTGATTCAGATAGTTAAAATTCTTCTATATCAGCTGAGTTTTGACCTTGCATTTTCAATATATGTTTCCTATCTTTACATTTCAGTGAACAAAAAACTTGTTACTCCTGTCCTGTTCTTCTTTCTTTATTCAACATTTTCATTTCTTGGCCTCACAGAAAAGGTTTCTCCTCTATTCAATATTGTTTGGGAGATTATATCGGTATCTATACTATTCTGGCTGACCTATTTTGTTTTTGGCGAAAACATCTGGGTTAGAAAACTTCTCAAATCGAAAAAAAAGCTTCGCATAAGAAGAAAGGCCAGATTGTCTGATATTGTTTTTGCATCATTCGTGATTATCATAGCGACAGGGGCAGTAGGTGGGTACGTTACCCACACTGTGGCAGCTGATCCAACGCCAAGCATGTATCCTGTCATTGTACCTGGTTCGCTCTTAATTATTAAACCAGCCTCTGCGCAGACGATCAAAACGGGCGAAATAATTGAATTTCATGCTCCGTGGGATAATGGCACACTTTACGCGCACGAGGTGGTCCAGATTAAAAATGTGGACGGAAAAATCTATTTCAGAACCCGTGGAATAAATAATCCCGTGGACGATCCCGGACTCGTTCCCTCATCGGATCTTGTGGGCATTGTGATCTATCATGTTCCTTACCTTGGTTATCCCTTAATTTATGGCAGGGTAACAGCTGCTGCCGTAATGATAATCATTGTGGCCTCAATAGTCAAGGAGGGCATGTCTGGACCTAAAGGAAGAAAGTTCTAGGTGTGACTAAATGTATCTTTCATACATATTAATTATCCATATTTATGGTACTGATATATAATTCTGGCCCTTTAAGTATTTTCGTGATAATCATCCTTCGGTGAAAACCAAATGAACAAAAAATTGTTAGTGTTGGCTTTGGTGCCGGTGCTGGTTGTGATGAGCGGGGCTCTCGCTTTCTCAGCCTTCTCTGGTTCCATAACCACAAATGTGAGCGCGACAGCGGGTTATATGAGTTACAACCAGAATATGGTTCTGACTGGTTACTATTCGGACAACACGCTTCTGACATTGGCCTACGGAAACTATCCGGCAAACGGTTCGCTTACTGCTTCCATGTCAACGATGACACTGCCAGTAAACTATACAGGTCATGTAAACTCCAACCTTCCGATCGATCTGGGATGGGCAGGGTTGCACACTCAAGCAAATAATAGCGTAAAGTCTCAAACAGTTGAGGTTGAAGGTATGGCACCGGGAAGCTGGGCTCAGTTTGAGTTCACAATAACGAACAACGGATCTGTAGGGTTCATTATAACGACTGGCACGCCAGTGGGCTCTCAGTCATCAACGGTCACATCAGGAATGACTAATTTCACAACAGCATCTAGTGCTTCTGCATTTACAACAGATATGTCATCAGACAGCGGCTACGTGATCTACGTTTCTTCAGTACCAGCAACTTCAATGGATTCGGGCAGCTCAGTTAGCTACTATGTCTATGTAGGACTTGGTGGAGGGAGCAACAACTACTGGGCAGAGTCCAGTTTCAACTATGCTGTGCCTTTCACGATAACCTCGGATCCATAAGGGAGTGGATAGCAATGAACAAGAAAGTGATAGCATTATTAATCGTGCCCGTTCTTCTAACGATGAGCGGTGCACTTGCTTTTTCTGCCTTCACAGGATCAGTTAGCACAAATGTTTCTGCAACGGCTGGGGATATATCATTATCTCAAACTGGGGAATTCTTTTCAGGCTATGTGAGTAACACTAACGTAACGGTCTCAGGAGGGCTTGGTAGCAATACAGGCAGTGTAGTAATAACTGCGGCAGATCTGTCAACTGAAACAACGAATGCACCTACGTTGGCAACTGTGCCATATTCGGGATATTCACTAGACGTAATATACTATGTAAATGTGACAAATCTGGCGCCTGGAAACTGGGTCTCCGTTCACCTGACAATAACCAATGGAGGCACGGTTGGATTTATTGCTGAAACACCTCATATCATCTCATCCGATGTTGCATTTACGCCTTCAAGCGCTCCTCCAGATTTGAATCTCACGAACCTCAGTGGTGCCACTGGTCTCTTTTCAGGTACACTGTTCGCATCCGGTTCACCACTCAGCGGATTGTCCGCTGGAACACTGTTTGCGACAAATTATGGTGCTACGACTGGCGGTGCAGGACTTAGTGGATATGCCTTTGCCTATATAACATCTGGATTTGGAGAATCACTAACCCACAGCAGTGAAGCAGATTATACTGTTTACATTGGACTTTCCCATGGTGCGGGTAACGGATATCAAGAATCTTCTGTCAGCATACCCATAATGATAAGCGTGATGTCAGACCCGTAAAAATTTATTTATCTTTTTTTCATTTAGTGCTTCTATAGTATCCTTGATCTACTTTCTTCAATATTTATTTCAGGACTCTGCCCAAAGTTATCGATCGTCATTATTCTCTTTTAGACCTTTTCTTTTAACTGGCAGTTTTTTAAGATTCTATTGATTCTGTGAAGTTCCCACAAATTCAGTCAGTTTTCACAGAAGACTCTTCATATTTCCATCTATTTTCCGCATCTTCTCCTGGTTCTTCCCTTATTTTACAGCGCTTACGCCATCACCCCCCTTCTCTTCAGGTGAACAACAGTTAAAAGGTTGTATGCCATGTTCACGAATGTCATCTTCACCCTGGCTCTTCTCACCATGGTGACAAGGGTATGGTCACCATTCTGTACTCTCTTGATCACTGAATACGGTGTTCTCCCGACGTCCGTTTCCTTGAAATCCTGAGATTCCTGCGTATCTGTTTCATGGTCAGGGGAGTGTTTCTGGATGCACGATTCGTGGTGCCGTTTATTTCACGACAGGGAACACCCTGGTATCCACGATCCAGGTAACATGGCGTCTCCGAAACGGAGAGTTCCGCTCGGGAATCATGCACTGAGGCAGTGATGATGACAAATTCCCGTACCAGTGGCATATCCACACCATGGGATGAATGCTGCTTGTATCCGAAGAAGTTATTTCCATTTCTCTGTGTGAATGTGCCATCCCATCTTTACAAGTCTTCTGAATGTAAACTGGGCCTTTATTTCAAGGATCACAGGAACCTGTTGAGCACATTTTCTATTCGTCGTGCCTGACCGGATCAGCAAGACTTGACAATGGCCCGGCCATTATCCGCTGGTTGACCTGATCTATGACATCGGCCGGTGTAATTTCCTTGGCCGCTGCTGCCGGTGCACTATTCTATTGCCCTTTCTTAGTTCGTTCGCTATTCTATTCTGTCTTGTTTTCTCATCTGCTATTTGATTCACGCCTTGCCTTATGGGCGGTAATAACCCACTCTAATGCCTGATTGGTTTCCTGCTCCTGAATGAGCCGTTCCCGCTGCCGTCACCGCCATTCTTGCAGCATGGCGTCGGCCTCGACTATGGACTGAAATCCCCATTCAATCGCTTCGTTCAGAAATGTAACCCAGTTTACGCCGTACTTCTCGGCACTCACGCGGTACCTTAATTCAAGTTCACGAATGGCCTTGGCCGATTCCATGCTGAGTTTCAGGTCACTCAGCAGCATATCGCTCAGGTATTCGCTCCCTTTCTGCACGTAACGGCTAACTGTACGGACCTCGGTGATCTCTTTAGCCGGTTTCCTGCTGACCCTGGTCGATTTGTCTGATTGTGATTCGCTGCCATGGTTCCCGGATGGTTCTGAAGTGACTCCCGCTTTCGAATTTGGCGGTTTCTGCATTAACTCGCTTTCCCGTATCTGCCGTAATATTGTGGCCACAGTGGCTCGACGCATCCTCAGAGATGCCGCTATGGTGCGCTGGCTCTGGCCGGCCTTAAGCATGGTTTCTATTGCTTCCCGTATGTGCGGGTCATTTTTATTCCTCTTCTTTGCCATAGATGTCATGAAAAAAGTTCTTTTGGCCACGCTTTCATGACGATGTTAGCGTGAGAGCCGGAGAGGCAGCAGAGTTTAGACTTGACCTGCGAGGTCGCAACTTAGATTTGCTGCCCTTCGCCTCGACATAATACCCTGAAACAAGGGTGAATAGAAGGCTGTCGAGATTACTCCGACTCATGCTCCCACACAAACCACTGGAGGTGGTCTGGATATACATAGGACTTGATATACATAAACGTACCGTATTTGTTACGGAAATGGATAATGAGGGGAATGTGAATGAACAGTATGATATGGGCAACAGTGCATCATCATGGGATGGGTTCAGGGCAAGATATGCTGTTGCGGATACTGAGATTGCCCTGGAGGTATCCACAACTGGGAAGTATGTTGCCCGGAAGCTCAGGGACATGGGATTCCACACACATATGGCAGATCCGTCCACACTGGCACTCATATTCAGGACTGCGAAGAAGAACGACAGGGAGGATTCCTACAAATTAGCAAAGCTCCTGAGGTTAGGGGAACTCCCTGAGGTGCATCTCCCCTCCAGGTACTCTGATGATCTGAGATCACTCGTCAGGTACAGAAGGTCACTTGGAGAGGCCATAACCATGATCAAGAACAGGGTTCATGCCATCCTGGCATCTGCAGGCATAAGCATTGATGCAACTGACATATTCGGAAAGAAGGGGATGAAATGCATTCTGGGATCAGTGGATAGCATTTCCACTGCCCAGAGATTCGTCCTCGCTGATCTGCTGGATCAGATAGCATACCTGATGGGGAAAGAGACCATGGTGGAGGATGAGATATCCAGATCTGTCATGAATGACAGGAACGTGAATCTCCTCATGACAATTCCCGGTATGGGCATATATTCATCAGCTGCAATCATGTCAGAGATAGATGACATATCCAGATTCGATTCAAAGGAGAAGCTTGCTTCATACGCAGGCCTTGTTCCAAGGCAGGACCAGTCCGGGAATCGTGACATAAAGGGTCACATATCAAAGCATGGACCCTCCATGCTCCGATTCATAATGGTGAATGCAGCACATATTGTCATCAAGTACAGCGAACGGATGAGGAAGAAGTATCTCAGCCTTGTACGGAGATTGGGGAAGAACCGTGCAATTGTTGCAATTGCAAGGATACTGCTTGAGACCATTTACACAATGCTGAAGAAGGGAGAGCATTTCGTTGACCAGATAGATACATTGACAGAGAGGAAGATAGCATCCATGAGATCAAGGGCAGTAAAGCCCTCCCAGACCATCACCCTGGAAGATCGCATGAATGTGCTCAGGAATGTTCAGAAGGAGAGGCTGAAGAGAAATGGCAATGAAGGAAAGATAAATAAGGCCAATGCCATGACATGAATGTCATAGAACTTTTTTCATAGAAGATCTAAATTTATTACTTCTATCAACCCTGTTTCCAATACTTAAGCATTGCTTCATGCAATTCTGTGAAATTGCTGTAAATTTTTGCACCTAAGTATGTTGACAGGTGTCATGCTCCCATGCACTCCGTGCTGAATTTTGGAAAATCACCGGAAGAAACCTTAATCTAATGGATGCTGATCATAATATGCTCTTGTAATGTGGGAGTAAGGGTCTCCTCTCCGGAGGAGACCCGACAGTTCAATTGTTATTATATGGTATACTGTATTGCAGTTTTGCCATCCGATTTGAATGGCAGCGGAATCCCATGTCGGATGTACCTGATCAAATCCGGGATTCCAATGAAAAGGGAAAGCATGTCCTGGATCATCATAAGAATGAGATATGAAATCAGTGCAGTGAATATCTGCACCATG
This genomic interval carries:
- a CDS encoding IS1634 family transposase, with protein sequence MTFTRRLPKGKNIYVYRVTNHRIKGTKEVKQDSVYLGKEITVDGKTVIQEPRKRIMVRRLLESAPYIMYRYAEDFGIMDDFIPAISGFTSMREAARRIVVLAAMDMFGSTGSIEMHTGIRDGTVKENRDLVDFIGSESPHIAAVLQKAISKRIVKEFGSSGIVYDLSAIRYYGKDNDLAEYGHYYHSNGENREINFVLAVTRDSGIPVHHRIMPGNIVSVSAISNLVMELKDFGIRSVMIVMDRGFYSESNVKELQDHGIIASVPGTLSVYTDLLKKSSGIESSRNYMQYGEDTIFHKSFMINKMRYIVYYSAKRKAERIESFYSKLSEAEKRLRGMMAVKFSSRNDMIRSVTESVRGMGRYISLKFTGSTFTYSLKHRAIQSHTSRMGFFILLTNTKISEADILQIYRRKDVVEKAFMHSKSAMEPLYARTEDGTRAKVFLSILGYAIMAMIAYRCGLTYNRTLETIRGIKEVVYANGSHSTVELTKDQKTLLEKLSIEL
- a CDS encoding IS110 family transposase, with amino-acid sequence MLPHKPLEVVWIYIGLDIHKRTVFVTEMDNEGNVNEQYDMGNSASSWDGFRARYAVADTEIALEVSTTGKYVARKLRDMGFHTHMADPSTLALIFRTAKKNDREDSYKLAKLLRLGELPEVHLPSRYSDDLRSLVRYRRSLGEAITMIKNRVHAILASAGISIDATDIFGKKGMKCILGSVDSISTAQRFVLADLLDQIAYLMGKETMVEDEISRSVMNDRNVNLLMTIPGMGIYSSAAIMSEIDDISRFDSKEKLASYAGLVPRQDQSGNRDIKGHISKHGPSMLRFIMVNAAHIVIKYSERMRKKYLSLVRRLGKNRAIVAIARILLETIYTMLKKGEHFVDQIDTLTERKIASMRSRAVKPSQTITLEDRMNVLRNVQKERLKRNGNEGKINKANAMT
- a CDS encoding winged helix-turn-helix domain-containing protein, with product MLDSVNDDAQKGISIRDDILQLDPKVWILKKKASLKGKSGINHHVDFYCESKDGGKIIILKADKDYVSIYEIIGKVQILTTEEYTDMIFIMCSCDVNHGNLINAMKMIGATIIKNFRFGSELFTADSEKSLVKDSIGRRNTPGTMRLRRDRMRIMLDVMELLNEHSSRITNIIYKCNLNYRTANELLDELIKKNYVQLRKDNENESSYSLTKAGSDALQSVRKMYSA
- a CDS encoding signal peptidase I → MKPRWYIPVLYIVFWQSSYLFKFSPWIVMLSTLPVLFLYYRKFRGDRKWQYAPVLFAILAFLLIMPAFLSHTLNIVFYSSAFINSMEYSLALSVVLVPVIFSTFVDMGGRKIFYGMIASGAAYFLVLTPVVVPYTLIQIVKILLYQLSFDLAFSIYVSYLYISVNKKLVTPVLFFFLYSTFSFLGLTEKVSPLFNIVWEIISVSILFWLTYFVFGENIWVRKLLKSKKKLRIRRKARLSDIVFASFVIIIATGAVGGYVTHTVAADPTPSMYPVIVPGSLLIIKPASAQTIKTGEIIEFHAPWDNGTLYAHEVVQIKNVDGKIYFRTRGINNPVDDPGLVPSSDLVGIVIYHVPYLGYPLIYGRVTAAAVMIIIVASIVKEGMSGPKGRKF